A window of the Lolium perenne isolate Kyuss_39 chromosome 7, Kyuss_2.0, whole genome shotgun sequence genome harbors these coding sequences:
- the LOC127313519 gene encoding NADP-dependent alkenal double bond reductase P2, whose translation MEVENRYIAIRHHVEGSPSVDDFEVKTAAVRWTPESGEVLVKNMYLSIDPYQLNRMKRQSASHHSVDVILPGERIGSTGVGEVVASACPEYEVGDVVAGVLAWEEYTLFRPSPAVLMVKVDASSGFPLSYQVGVLGTSGMTAYGGLFEVGKPQKGEKVFVSAASGSVGSLVGQFAKLAGCYVVGCAGTQAKVDMLKDKLGFDDAFNYKDEPDLKSALKKYFPDGIDIYFENVGGEMLNAALANMNTYGRVAVCGVIAEYTDPGKRASPDFLEIIYKRITLRGFFAYDFMAKFHEFMGIIGDWIREDKVQAVEDISEGLESVPSAFVALYRGQNVGKTLVKLA comes from the exons ATGGAGGTGGAGAACCGGTACATCGCCATCAGGCACCACGTCGAGGGCTCCCCGTCGGTGGACGACTTCGAGGTGAAGACGGCggcggtgcggtggacgccggagtccGGCGAGGTCCTGGTGAAGAACATGTACCTGTCCATCGACCCCTACCAGCTCAACCGCATGAAGCGCCAGAGCGCGTCCCACCACTCCGTCGACGTCATCCTGCCCGGCGAG AGGATCGGGTCCACCGGGGTGGGCGAGGTGGTGGCGTCGGCGTGCCCGGAGTACGAGGTGGGCGACGTGGTCGCCGGCGTGCTCGCGTGGGAGGAGTACACGCTCTTCCGGCCGTCCCCCGCGGTGCTCATGGTCAAGGTCGACGCCTCCTCGGGCTTCCCATTGTCCTACCAGGTCGGCGTGCTGGGGACGAGCGGGATGACGGCCTACGGCGGGCTCTTCGAGGTGGGCAAGCCGCAGAAGGGCGAGAAGGTGTTCGTGTCGGCGGCGTCGGGCTCCGTCGGCAGCCTCGTCGGCCagttcgccaagctcgccggatgCTACGTCGTCGGCTGCGCCGGCACCCAAGCCAAG GTGGACATGCTGAAAGACAAGCTGGGGTTCGACGACGCCTTCAACTACAAAGACGAGCCTGACCTCAAATCCGCACTGAAGAA GTACTTCCCCGACGGGATCGACATCTACTTCGAGAACGTCGGCGGCGAGATGCTGAACGCCGCACTGGCCAACATGAACACGTACGGCCGGGTGGCCGTCTGCGGGGTCATCGCCGAGTACACCGACCCAGGGAAGCGCGCGTCACCTGACTTCCTGGAGATCATCTACAAGCGCATCACCCTGAGAGGCTTCTTCGCCTACGATTTCATGGCCAAGTTCCACGAGTTCATGGGGATCATCGGCGACTGGATCCGCGAGGACAAGGTCCAGGCCGTCGAGGACATATCTGAGGGGCTGGAGAGCGTCCCCTCGGCGTTCGTCGCGCTGTACCGCGGCCAAAATGTTGGCAAGACGCTCGTTAAGCTGGCATAG
- the LOC127313520 gene encoding heme oxygenase 1, chloroplastic, whose translation MASAAATSLPTLASPRVSFSVSAAGKNSNGLPMSAGARRVPGISVIHSQRGRMVAAAAAATKMPPSARGEDGEKTFVEEMKDIAMSLHTEDQARTVNLRNATVEGYLRFLVDSKLVFETLENIVNRAVVPFPWYAEFQNTGLERSEALKNDLKWFREQGHTIPEPSAPGTKHAAYLKELSEKDSQAFLCHFYSVYFAQSAGGRMIGAKIDEKILNKKELEFYKWEGSLSQLLQDVRAKLNQVASTWSQEEKKHCLEEVEMAFTYSMDRLRHIFT comes from the exons ATGGCGTCCGCAGCAGCAACCAGCCTGCCCACCCTCGCCTCTCCGCGCGTATCTTTCTCGGTTTCCGCCGCTGGGAAGAACAGCAACGGCCTGCCCATGTCAGCCGGCGCGCGCCGTGTGCCGGGGATTTCTGTGATTCATTCGCAGCGGGGTAGGAtggtcgcggcggcggcggcggcgaccaagATGCCTCCCTCGGCGAGGGGGGAGGACGGGGAGAAGACCTTCGTGGAGGAGATGAAGGATATCGCTATGAGCCTGCACACCGAGGACCAGGCCAGGACAGTCAACCTGCGGAACGCTACCGTTGAGGGCTACCTGCGCTTCCTCGTCGACAGCAAGCTCGTCTTCGAGACGCTCGAGAACATCGTCAACCGCGCCGTCGTCCCCTTCCCCTGGT ATGCGGAGTTTCAGAATACTGGATTAGAGAGATCAGAGGCACTGAAGAACGATCTGAAATGGTTCAGGGAACAGGGTCACACAATTCCAGAACCATCTGCTCCTGGCACTAAACATGCTGCCTATCTGAAAGAGTTGTCTGAGAAGGACTCGCAAGCATTTCTCTGTCACTTCTATAGTGTGTACTTTGCTCAGTCTGCTGGAGGTCGAATGATCGGCGCAAAG ATTGATGAGAAGATTCTGAACAAGAAAGAGCTCGAATTCTACAAGTGGGAAGGTTCCCTGTCCCAGCTGCTGCAGGACGTCCGCGCCAAACTTAACCAAGTTGCTTCT ACCTGGTCCCAGGAAGAGAAAAAACACTGCCTGGAGGAGGTCGAGATGGCGTTCACCTATTCAATGGATCGCCTCCGCCACATATTCACCTAA